Proteins from one Cellulosilyticum lentocellum DSM 5427 genomic window:
- a CDS encoding DUF2500 domain-containing protein — protein sequence MMFSPFDNAMFTIVPIFIFLVFVLVFGTIIFALISSAKQWKKNNDSPVLSVDAVVVAKRTNLSHHHHDNMHNSSSTTYYITFEVDSGDRMELKVQGTEYGMLIEQDKGKLTFQGTRYLGFKRIQ from the coding sequence ATGATGTTTTCGCCATTTGATAATGCAATGTTTACTATTGTTCCTATATTTATATTTTTAGTCTTCGTATTAGTATTTGGAACTATTATCTTTGCTTTAATAAGTTCCGCTAAACAATGGAAAAAGAATAACGATTCCCCCGTGCTTTCTGTGGATGCAGTGGTTGTAGCAAAGCGTACTAATCTTAGCCATCATCATCATGACAATATGCATAATTCATCGTCGACCACATATTATATTACTTTTGAGGTTGATAGTGGTGACCGTATGGAATTAAAGGTACAGGGAACAGAATATGGTATGCTTATTGAACAAGACAAAGGAAAACTTACTTTTCAAGGAACACGTTATCTAGGATTTAAACGAATTCAATAA
- a CDS encoding GNAT family N-acetyltransferase: MNLAFKKISEFDRGILYKLLLDGYSFDDRYRKCFEQDWIEFDNFFFDNLNIADKYGFITVLEDTPIGHISWDPRNMPEYVEIGHNCIASKYKGRGYGKRQLSEAIDRIMKYENLQKIIVGTNSNLIAPHNYESVGFQLVQRRDNNGDSSFSGDYLEYEITL; the protein is encoded by the coding sequence ATGAACCTGGCATTTAAAAAAATAAGTGAATTTGATAGAGGAATACTGTACAAATTGTTATTAGACGGCTATTCATTTGATGATAGGTATAGAAAATGCTTTGAACAAGATTGGATAGAATTTGATAATTTTTTCTTCGATAATTTAAATATTGCTGATAAATACGGTTTTATAACGGTATTAGAGGATACACCAATTGGACATATTTCATGGGACCCAAGGAACATGCCAGAGTATGTGGAAATTGGTCATAACTGCATTGCATCTAAATATAAAGGTAGAGGATATGGGAAGAGACAACTTAGTGAGGCTATTGATAGAATTATGAAATATGAAAATCTCCAAAAAATAATTGTGGGAACAAATAGTAATTTAATCGCACCTCACAATTATGAAAGTGTAGGATTTCAGCTCGTTCAAAGAAGAGATAATAATGGTGATTCTTCATTTTCAGGAGATTATCTTGAATATGAAATAACTTTGTAG
- the metA gene encoding homoserine O-acetyltransferase MetA, whose translation MPIKVPNTLPAIEILQKEDIFVMDETRAISQDIRELKIAILNLMPTKQETEVQLLRLLSNSPLQIDITLVRPISHESKNTPSEYLETFYKTFDEIKNSNYDGMIITGAPVEQMDFEEVNYWSELSEMMEWSKKHVTSTFHICWGAQAGLYYHYGIPKYALDEKLFGIFEHTQVEDEKLLQGLDDYVYIPHSRHSEVKLEDITKCEELKLLLYSEEAGVGVVTSKDGKHIFITGHAEYDPLTLEQEYKRDLSKNLPIEMPKHYYKEDQMEKGVVVRWRSHAYTLFSNWLNYYVYQVTPFNLDEM comes from the coding sequence TTGCCAATTAAGGTACCGAACACATTACCTGCAATAGAAATACTACAAAAAGAAGACATATTTGTGATGGATGAAACAAGAGCAATCTCTCAAGATATTAGGGAGCTTAAAATTGCTATTTTAAATCTTATGCCCACTAAGCAAGAGACAGAGGTACAGCTTTTAAGATTACTAAGTAATTCACCCTTACAAATAGATATTACTTTGGTAAGGCCAATTTCTCACGAAAGTAAGAATACACCTAGTGAGTATTTAGAGACCTTTTATAAAACCTTTGATGAAATTAAAAACTCTAATTATGATGGTATGATTATAACAGGTGCACCAGTAGAACAGATGGATTTTGAAGAAGTCAATTATTGGAGCGAACTTTCAGAGATGATGGAATGGAGTAAAAAGCATGTCACATCTACTTTCCATATTTGTTGGGGAGCTCAAGCAGGCCTGTATTATCATTATGGCATTCCTAAATATGCCCTAGATGAAAAGCTATTTGGTATATTTGAACATACTCAAGTAGAGGATGAAAAATTACTCCAGGGGTTAGATGATTACGTATATATTCCCCATTCAAGACATAGTGAAGTAAAGCTAGAGGACATTACTAAATGCGAGGAACTTAAGTTATTACTTTATTCCGAAGAAGCAGGGGTAGGCGTTGTTACTTCTAAAGATGGTAAACATATTTTTATTACTGGTCATGCAGAGTATGACCCACTTACTTTAGAACAGGAATATAAGAGAGATTTAAGTAAAAATCTCCCTATTGAAATGCCAAAACATTATTATAAGGAAGATCAAATGGAAAAAGGTGTAGTGGTGCGTTGGCGCTCACATGCTTATACCTTATTCTCTAATTGGCTAAATTACTATGTATATCAAGTAACACCATTTAATTTGGATGAAATGTAA
- a CDS encoding GTP pyrophosphokinase: MEMQNWKRVLLPYNQAVDELKVKFKSIRKEFIALDEYSPIEFVTGRVKKISSILEKAQKKNIPLEEIEEKIEDIAGIRIMCQFVEDIYKVIDIIKARDRKDLVVVEERDYITNTKSSGYRSYHMIIKYPVQTGHGEKWIFAEIQIRTLAMNFWATIEHSLRYKYKQNMPKNIQERLNKAAEAAFLLDQEMAEIREEVLKCQESFQEESNLIGDIFSTIQAMGAKKNKKDMNEIYEIFWTLWEEGDMCKLKEFNESLAHTN; this comes from the coding sequence ATGGAAATGCAGAATTGGAAGCGCGTCCTACTACCTTACAATCAAGCTGTAGATGAATTAAAAGTAAAATTTAAAAGTATTCGTAAAGAGTTTATAGCACTAGATGAATACTCTCCTATAGAGTTTGTAACAGGTCGTGTTAAAAAGATTTCAAGTATATTAGAGAAGGCACAAAAGAAAAATATTCCTCTTGAGGAAATAGAAGAAAAGATAGAAGATATTGCGGGCATTCGTATTATGTGTCAGTTCGTAGAGGATATTTATAAGGTTATTGATATTATCAAAGCAAGAGATCGTAAGGATTTAGTGGTAGTAGAAGAAAGAGATTATATTACCAATACTAAATCCAGTGGGTATAGAAGTTATCATATGATTATTAAATACCCTGTCCAGACGGGGCATGGAGAAAAATGGATTTTTGCAGAAATCCAAATTCGTACTTTAGCTATGAATTTCTGGGCAACTATTGAACATTCCTTACGTTATAAATATAAACAAAATATGCCAAAGAATATTCAAGAAAGACTTAATAAAGCAGCAGAAGCCGCTTTTTTACTAGATCAAGAAATGGCAGAGATACGTGAAGAGGTACTTAAATGTCAAGAATCCTTCCAAGAAGAATCTAACTTGATTGGAGATATTTTTAGTACCATTCAGGCAATGGGTGCCAAGAAAAATAAAAAAGATATGAATGAAATTTATGAGATATTTTGGACCTTATGGGAAGAGGGAGATATGTGTAAACTCAAGGAGTTTAATGAAAGTCTAGCTCATACTAACTAA
- a CDS encoding putative polysaccharide biosynthesis protein, producing MSKKSLVTGTLILTLASLITRLLGFGFRIYQSQVMGAEGMGLYQLLFPIYMLLWAASSAGIAMAIAKMVAAEVSKGAEGNAIRVLKISLVISLPLSFVLSTSLFCFAPFIARYYIQEPVTELSLRILAACVPFMSTACCLRGYFQGHQEMSITALAQIVEQVGRMLIIYLLAGLMVPMGITYICALGVIGMCTGEVFSFMMSYIAFRIKKRHLTLTPATLPKKEAFNKLMALSIPVTANRFLTSGLQSFENILIPITLGQYGLSSSAALGLYGQFSGMALPLLFFPSMVTSSLATALVPAISEAVAMKNKALLQRTMSKAIQFSALIGIGATALFLTLPYEIAITCYGMKEVGQLLKWLAIICPFLYLQNILTGAMNGLGMQKQTFKTNVMGSLICIALILLMVPRRGIIGFVIAMLIQSGFVCSMLLSYVLKNIDLPVDIRNWIIRPSLAGILCSLITLTINKLYLIKLFSSSVSTILAVLILGGSYTLILFFIGCLSIKDVKSFLGSR from the coding sequence ATGAGCAAAAAATCTTTAGTTACTGGTACTTTAATTTTAACCCTAGCTAGTTTAATCACCCGTTTACTTGGCTTCGGCTTTCGTATTTATCAATCTCAAGTTATGGGAGCCGAAGGGATGGGGCTTTATCAACTTTTATTTCCTATTTACATGCTTTTATGGGCAGCTTCTTCTGCTGGTATTGCCATGGCTATTGCCAAAATGGTAGCTGCCGAAGTTTCTAAAGGCGCTGAAGGTAATGCTATTCGCGTTTTAAAGATCTCACTGGTTATTTCATTACCTCTAAGCTTCGTTTTATCTACCTCACTCTTTTGCTTTGCGCCTTTTATCGCACGCTATTATATTCAAGAGCCAGTTACAGAGCTTTCTCTTCGTATATTAGCTGCTTGTGTGCCCTTTATGTCCACAGCTTGTTGTCTTCGCGGTTATTTTCAAGGACATCAAGAAATGTCCATTACAGCCCTTGCCCAAATTGTAGAACAAGTAGGACGTATGCTCATTATTTATCTCCTAGCTGGGCTTATGGTGCCTATGGGTATTACCTACATATGTGCTTTAGGCGTTATTGGTATGTGTACAGGCGAAGTTTTCTCATTTATGATGTCTTATATTGCTTTTCGTATAAAAAAACGTCATCTCACACTTACACCTGCTACTTTACCTAAAAAAGAAGCCTTTAATAAGCTTATGGCACTTTCAATTCCTGTTACTGCTAATCGCTTTTTAACTTCAGGGCTTCAATCCTTTGAAAATATATTAATTCCTATTACACTAGGACAATATGGCTTAAGTTCAAGTGCTGCCTTAGGCTTATATGGTCAATTTAGTGGCATGGCCTTGCCTCTACTTTTCTTTCCTTCTATGGTCACTTCCTCACTGGCCACAGCTTTGGTACCTGCTATCTCAGAAGCAGTTGCAATGAAAAATAAAGCACTACTTCAGCGAACTATGTCTAAGGCCATTCAGTTTTCTGCTTTAATTGGTATTGGTGCTACTGCTTTGTTTTTAACCTTGCCCTATGAAATTGCTATCACCTGCTATGGTATGAAAGAAGTAGGTCAGCTCTTAAAGTGGCTAGCTATTATTTGTCCTTTCCTTTATCTTCAAAATATCCTGACAGGCGCTATGAACGGTTTAGGCATGCAGAAACAAACCTTTAAAACCAATGTGATGGGCTCTCTCATTTGTATTGCGCTTATTTTACTAATGGTACCCAGACGCGGCATTATTGGTTTTGTCATTGCTATGCTTATTCAATCTGGTTTTGTTTGCTCCATGCTTTTATCTTATGTTTTAAAAAATATTGATTTACCTGTAGATATACGAAACTGGATTATTCGTCCTAGCTTAGCAGGTATTCTTTGTAGCCTTATTACCCTTACTATTAACAAGCTCTATCTCATTAAACTTTTTTCTTCATCTGTTAGTACCATTTTAGCAGTGCTCATATTAGGTGGTTCTTATACACTTATTCTCTTTTTTATAGGTTGTTTATCCATTAAAGATGTAAAAAGCTTCTTGGGCTCTAGATAG